In a genomic window of Primulina huaijiensis isolate GDHJ02 chromosome 10, ASM1229523v2, whole genome shotgun sequence:
- the LOC140985900 gene encoding uncharacterized protein: MSSSDGSTRRSLGVLLTLLCRRLDTITGAVLPVLVDERWRQGQVLRDDASLWWEGASQGVDLTILTWNQFKDLFYNKYFPADVRGRLTREFMSIRQGDLSMSEFIRRFDRGCHFVPFIARDVAEKLRNFMYRLIPTIHWDVMLMRPTTYDAATTCSFKEESQKAADFPSNKGPTTGRTYVMHDEEAEVEAESDSTLITCVATYALPDSGATHSFISESFVKRVGIIPDALDLGFRVSIPSGYQMFTSKIVKRLELRLQKNTVHADFIVLPLPEFDIIMGMD; this comes from the exons ATGAGCAGTTCAGacggctcaacccgaaggagtttGGGGGTACTACTGACCCTTTTGTGCAGAAGGTTGGATACGATCACTGGAGCTGTACTTCCGGTACTTGTAGATGAGAGATGGCGACAGGGTCAGGTGCTGAGGGATGATGCAtccctatggtgggagggagcatCACAGGGGGTGGATCTGACTATCCTTACTTGGAATCAATTCAAGGACCTATTCTACAACAAGTACTTTCCAGCGGATGTCAGGGGACGCCTGACTAGAGAGTTTATGAGTATCCGACAGGGAGATTTATCTATGTCTGAGTTTATCCGGAGGTTTGATAgaggttgtcactttgtgccctttaTAGCGAGAGATGTGGCAGAGAAGTTGAGGAATTTTATGTATCGCCTCATACCCACTATTCACTGGGATGTTATGCTGATGAGACCGACTACCTATGATGCTGCCACTACCTGTTCTTTTAAG GAAGAGAGCCAGAAGGCAGCTGATTTCCCTAGTAACAAGGGCCCCACTACTGGCAGGACCTACGTGATGCATGACGAGGAGGCAGAGGTAGAGGCAGAGTCAGACTCGACATTGATCACCT gtgtagccacgTATGCACTGCCGGATtctggagctacacattcatttatatccGAGTCTTTTGTCAAGCGAGTAGGAATCATACCAGATGCTTTGGATTTGGGATTTAGGGTTTCGATTCCGTCCGGATATCAGATGTTTACCTCGAAGATAGTGAAAAGATTGGAGCTTCGGTTACAGAAAAATACGGTGCATGCAGATTTCATTGTGCTACCGTTGCCGGAGTTCGATATTATTATGGGTATGGACTAG